One stretch of Acidimicrobiia bacterium DNA includes these proteins:
- a CDS encoding mandelate racemase/muconate lactonizing enzyme family protein, whose translation MGLVARRLVTIVRIDVSQHDLPLDPPFPAAWDPRPRETFSVTIVRVTDDTGAQGFGSGGPMRDLTDFAGLFLGRDPLDLPRHHEVVANASFHAGRMWPLEVALWDLAGKLRGVPLWQMVGGRSERVAAYASTGVHRQPAAAVETALEVRGRGFPAMKLRLGRPRLEDDLDVVAAVCDAVAGDMKVLVDCNQAWRMPWDTARPWTVEHAIDVAQRLADLGVYWMEEPLHRGDVAGMRRLRESAGLLIAGGEMTREIHELEALLANGCLDVFQPDATLTGGVEGLRRLAAGVEAAGCAFTPHTWGDGLAVMANLHLAAGASSPPFVEYPLDPPEWSLDRRDFVLVAPIEVDAEAWITMPDAPGLGVDLDEERLEATLVSHVAFTRDT comes from the coding sequence GTGGGACTCGTTGCGCGCCGCCTCGTGACCATCGTCCGCATCGACGTCTCGCAGCACGACCTGCCCCTCGATCCCCCATTCCCTGCCGCCTGGGACCCTCGTCCCCGCGAGACGTTCTCGGTCACGATCGTCCGAGTCACGGACGACACGGGAGCGCAGGGTTTCGGCTCCGGTGGACCCATGCGTGACCTCACCGACTTCGCAGGGCTGTTCCTGGGTCGAGACCCCCTCGACCTGCCGCGACATCACGAGGTGGTCGCCAATGCCTCCTTCCACGCAGGGCGCATGTGGCCCCTCGAGGTGGCGCTCTGGGACCTGGCCGGGAAGCTGCGAGGCGTCCCGCTGTGGCAGATGGTCGGCGGCCGGAGCGAGCGGGTGGCGGCGTACGCCTCGACGGGCGTCCACCGCCAACCGGCAGCCGCCGTCGAGACGGCGCTCGAGGTCAGGGGCCGCGGCTTCCCCGCCATGAAGCTGCGCCTCGGCAGGCCCCGTCTGGAAGACGACCTCGATGTCGTCGCCGCTGTATGCGATGCGGTTGCCGGGGATATGAAGGTACTCGTCGACTGCAACCAGGCATGGCGGATGCCGTGGGACACGGCGAGGCCCTGGACCGTGGAGCACGCCATCGACGTGGCGCAGCGTCTCGCCGATCTCGGCGTGTACTGGATGGAGGAGCCGCTCCATCGTGGCGACGTCGCAGGGATGAGGCGACTGCGCGAAAGCGCAGGGCTGCTGATCGCCGGCGGTGAGATGACGAGGGAGATCCACGAGCTCGAGGCGCTCCTGGCCAACGGGTGCCTCGACGTGTTCCAACCGGACGCGACGCTCACCGGCGGCGTCGAAGGTCTTCGAAGGCTCGCCGCCGGGGTCGAGGCGGCGGGTTGCGCCTTCACACCGCACACCTGGGGCGACGGGCTGGCCGTCATGGCGAACCTGCACCTCGCGGCGGGCGCCTCCTCGCCCCCGTTCGTGGAGTACCCGCTCGACCCTCCGGAGTGGTCCCTCGACCGGAGGGACTTCGTGCTCGTCGCACCGATCGAGGTCGACGCCGAGGCCTGGATCACGATGCCGGACGCCCCAGGGCTCGGCGTCGATCTCGACGAGGAACGGCTCGAGGCCACCCTGGTCTCACACGTGGCGTTCACCCGGGACACCTAG
- a CDS encoding DUF3054 domain-containing protein, with protein MTTTSNEAGRVPAAWSVAADAALVVGFVAIGRSTHDEAGLAGMASTAAPFLAGLGVGWVLVRRRWAPTSTPAGVVVLAATLIVGLASRRLVFGKGTGPSFILVTTATLSVFLLGWRSLVRRVARPTRRHPGR; from the coding sequence GTGACCACGACGAGCAACGAGGCGGGGCGGGTTCCGGCAGCCTGGTCCGTGGCTGCCGACGCCGCCCTCGTCGTCGGCTTCGTCGCCATCGGCCGCAGCACACACGATGAGGCAGGATTGGCGGGGATGGCGAGCACGGCGGCCCCGTTTCTGGCGGGCCTCGGCGTCGGGTGGGTGCTCGTCAGGCGTCGGTGGGCGCCAACATCGACACCCGCCGGTGTCGTCGTGCTGGCGGCGACGCTCATCGTCGGGCTGGCCTCGCGGAGACTCGTATTCGGCAAGGGGACCGGCCCCTCCTTCATCCTCGTGACGACGGCGACCCTGTCGGTGTTCCTGCTCGGCTGGCGTTCACTTGTACGACGGGTTGCCCGCCCCACGCGGCGGCATCCGGGCCGGTAG
- a CDS encoding long-chain fatty acid--CoA ligase, whose translation MQDDFPLLMSTLYDHGVRLYASQEIVSREHDRTIVRTTYGATDDRVRRLATAIARTLGVGRGEPVGTFAWNNRRHHELYWATANAGRVCHTLNVRLFADQIVYIANHGKDKALFVDPDLVGLVAPIIDRLETVENVVVMGSDASGLPGAIAYEDLIAEAEPHGAWPELDERSPMMFCYTSGTTGNPKGVAYTQRSTYLHTISGLANFAMTSADNLMPVVPMFHAAAWGYPFQAVPMGAKITYPGPDLTPAGLLALVEGEGVTFSAGVPTVWLGIQQHLVEHPEIDTSSIRAFLCGGSGVPRAMIDWYWRERGIKVVQGWGMTETNPVAATALLKPHMEEWDWERQLDVLETAGRPIPGLKVKIVDETGAELPHDGEAFGELLIRGPWIAAEYHDDPRSAESFQDGWLRTGDVCKITPDGYVRITDRAKDVIKSGGEWISSLDLENELMAHEAVAEATVVGLKHARWQERPAAFVVLRPGSGASESDLLSWLEGRVAKWWLPDRVVFIDAIPKTATGKFDKKVVRDEYGDLLMG comes from the coding sequence ATGCAGGACGATTTCCCGCTTCTCATGTCGACGCTGTACGACCACGGCGTCCGCCTGTATGCCAGCCAGGAGATTGTTTCGAGGGAGCACGATCGGACGATCGTGAGGACGACGTACGGCGCCACCGACGATCGGGTCAGAAGGCTGGCGACGGCGATCGCGAGGACGCTGGGGGTCGGGCGCGGCGAGCCGGTCGGGACGTTCGCTTGGAACAACCGCCGCCATCACGAGCTGTATTGGGCAACGGCCAACGCCGGCCGAGTCTGCCACACGCTCAACGTCCGCCTGTTCGCCGACCAGATCGTCTACATCGCAAACCATGGCAAGGACAAGGCCCTGTTCGTCGATCCCGACCTCGTCGGGCTGGTGGCGCCGATCATCGACCGCCTCGAGACGGTCGAGAACGTCGTTGTGATGGGATCCGACGCCTCGGGCCTGCCGGGAGCCATCGCATACGAGGATCTCATCGCGGAGGCGGAGCCGCACGGGGCCTGGCCCGAGCTCGACGAGCGCTCACCGATGATGTTCTGCTACACGTCGGGCACCACCGGCAATCCGAAGGGTGTGGCGTACACCCAGCGCTCCACCTACCTGCACACGATCAGCGGGCTCGCCAACTTCGCCATGACGTCGGCGGACAACCTCATGCCGGTCGTTCCGATGTTCCACGCGGCCGCCTGGGGCTACCCCTTCCAGGCGGTCCCGATGGGAGCGAAGATCACATACCCCGGGCCGGATCTCACGCCGGCGGGCCTCCTCGCCCTGGTCGAGGGAGAAGGCGTCACCTTCTCGGCGGGCGTGCCGACGGTCTGGCTCGGCATCCAGCAGCACCTCGTCGAACACCCCGAGATCGACACCTCGTCCATCAGGGCCTTCCTGTGCGGCGGGTCGGGCGTGCCCAGGGCGATGATCGACTGGTATTGGCGGGAACGCGGCATCAAGGTCGTACAGGGGTGGGGAATGACAGAGACGAATCCAGTCGCCGCGACGGCGCTGCTCAAGCCGCACATGGAGGAATGGGACTGGGAGCGCCAGCTCGACGTGCTCGAGACGGCAGGTCGGCCCATTCCCGGCCTGAAGGTCAAGATCGTCGACGAGACGGGGGCGGAGCTACCTCACGACGGTGAGGCGTTCGGGGAACTGCTCATCCGCGGGCCATGGATCGCCGCCGAGTACCACGACGACCCGAGGTCGGCAGAGTCCTTCCAGGACGGTTGGCTGCGCACGGGGGATGTCTGCAAGATCACCCCCGACGGGTACGTCCGGATAACGGACCGGGCCAAGGACGTCATCAAGTCGGGCGGCGAGTGGATCTCGTCACTCGATCTCGAGAACGAGCTGATGGCCCACGAGGCGGTCGCCGAGGCGACGGTGGTCGGGCTGAAGCACGCCAGATGGCAGGAGCGGCCTGCCGCTTTCGTCGTTCTCCGCCCGGGAAGCGGTGCGTCCGAATCGGACCTCCTCTCATGGCTCGAGGGCCGAGTTGCCAAATGGTGGCTCCCCGACCGTGTCGTCTTCATCGACGCCATCCCCAAGACGGCAACCGGGAAGTTCGACAAGAAGGTCGTGCGAGACGAGTACGGCGATCTCCTCATGGGGTAG
- a CDS encoding iron-containing alcohol dehydrogenase, producing the protein MSSETTSLAVDHLIQLVGGVDPAGTVIVTDRGVAASGSASTVADLFDPPPPIVSIAGGEPTVESVDAAATALHGISPKLVIAVGGGSVIDTSKVATALSGKELSSADVLEGRRVPERDMQLVAVPTTAGSGAEVTRTAVLSQSGRKTWAWGDPLRPNGACLIPAVTAGCPAPLTLASGLDAIVHAIEAGSSCRADHTDDRAREAFRRGFAAIRDVMSRPEGLDGRAEMQQAACLAGRAIDAHGTGAAHAVGHALSTVHGIPHGFAVGLSLAATLEWSIAGAADRYSELAGAVGLAVPDLPSAIGALLGELRFVELAAPFMPAAIDAAELATVLGAPENAPMRANNARPIEEADHRPVADMTARAWDSLRAAS; encoded by the coding sequence GTGTCATCCGAGACGACCTCCCTCGCCGTCGACCACCTGATCCAGCTCGTAGGTGGGGTCGACCCGGCCGGGACGGTGATCGTGACCGACCGGGGAGTGGCGGCCTCCGGCTCGGCGAGCACGGTCGCCGACCTCTTCGACCCGCCACCGCCCATCGTGTCGATCGCCGGCGGCGAACCGACCGTCGAGTCCGTCGACGCCGCCGCGACTGCTTTGCACGGAATCTCGCCGAAGCTGGTGATCGCCGTCGGAGGAGGCTCGGTCATCGACACGTCGAAAGTGGCGACCGCCCTGTCCGGCAAGGAGCTCTCCTCGGCAGATGTGCTCGAGGGCCGCCGCGTCCCGGAGCGGGACATGCAGCTCGTCGCCGTCCCGACCACGGCGGGGTCGGGCGCCGAAGTGACCAGGACCGCCGTGCTCAGCCAGAGCGGCAGGAAGACTTGGGCGTGGGGTGACCCGCTCAGACCGAACGGCGCCTGCCTCATCCCGGCCGTCACCGCGGGCTGTCCCGCCCCTCTGACGCTGGCGTCCGGCCTCGACGCCATCGTTCATGCGATCGAAGCCGGCTCGTCCTGCCGGGCCGATCACACCGACGACCGAGCCCGGGAGGCCTTCCGTCGCGGGTTCGCCGCCATCCGAGACGTGATGTCCCGGCCCGAGGGTCTCGACGGAAGGGCCGAGATGCAGCAGGCCGCCTGCCTGGCAGGCAGGGCCATCGACGCCCACGGGACCGGCGCCGCCCACGCCGTCGGCCACGCCCTCTCGACCGTGCACGGGATTCCGCACGGGTTCGCAGTCGGCTTGTCGCTTGCGGCGACCCTCGAATGGAGCATCGCAGGCGCGGCGGATCGCTATTCGGAGCTCGCCGGCGCCGTCGGCCTCGCAGTGCCGGACCTGCCGTCCGCAATCGGCGCGCTGCTCGGCGAGCTGCGTTTCGTGGAGCTGGCGGCACCGTTCATGCCGGCCGCCATCGACGCTGCCGAGCTCGCCACGGTGCTCGGTGCGCCCGAGAACGCTCCGATGCGAGCCAACAACGCCCGCCCCATCGAAGAGGCCGATCACCGCCCCGTGGCGGACATGACGGCTCGGGCGTGGGACTCGTTGCGCGCCGCCTCGTGA
- a CDS encoding VOC family protein codes for MAGEIVHWELMGPDPARLASFYGGLFGWNAQAVPDMDNYMLVDKSESGVGGAIGSGSVEMPSYQAIYVSVDDIDATLAQAEAAGGKTLMPRTVLPDVVIFALFQDPAGNVIGLVEPGMAD; via the coding sequence GTGGCAGGAGAGATCGTTCACTGGGAGCTGATGGGCCCCGACCCGGCCCGCCTGGCGTCGTTCTACGGCGGGCTCTTCGGCTGGAATGCCCAGGCGGTCCCGGACATGGACAACTACATGCTCGTCGACAAGTCCGAGTCCGGTGTCGGCGGCGCCATCGGGAGCGGCTCGGTCGAGATGCCGAGCTACCAGGCGATCTATGTGAGCGTCGACGACATCGACGCCACCCTGGCGCAGGCCGAGGCGGCGGGCGGCAAGACGTTGATGCCACGCACGGTATTGCCGGACGTCGTCATCTTCGCCCTGTTCCAGGACCCGGCAGGCAACGTCATCGGTCTCGTCGAGCCCGGGATGGCGGACTGA
- a CDS encoding maleylpyruvate isomerase family mycothiol-dependent enzyme, protein MAMTPGRRDALLKRFDAATRRLVDLLRGIPLDRSGTLVPGLDWTVADTGAHLVSVFRRMTGDARRAFDPSHLVELNDAGIAEVEGGLPAVADEIEARLAAIVDRIPQVPDDRLYPFHFGLQVPATTGLAVVMGEVLVHGWDIARAVGAEMEIDQDDVTSFWRAGLTVLAGCVAPDAGGVDETWSIVMPGEPPVTVVISNGTATIDPPHAGPPDHVVEVEDPVHFMLGFPYGRVELAPPADLLAGRFTIV, encoded by the coding sequence ATGGCGATGACTCCCGGACGGCGCGACGCCTTGCTGAAGCGCTTCGACGCCGCCACCCGACGGCTCGTCGACTTGCTGCGGGGCATTCCGCTCGATCGTTCAGGGACTCTCGTCCCCGGACTCGACTGGACCGTTGCCGACACCGGTGCTCACCTCGTCTCCGTGTTCAGGCGCATGACCGGTGACGCCAGGAGGGCCTTCGACCCGAGCCACCTCGTCGAGTTGAACGACGCCGGGATCGCGGAGGTCGAGGGCGGCCTTCCGGCGGTGGCCGACGAGATCGAGGCGAGGCTGGCCGCCATCGTCGACCGTATCCCGCAGGTGCCCGACGATCGGCTCTATCCGTTCCACTTCGGCCTCCAGGTGCCCGCCACGACGGGGCTGGCCGTAGTGATGGGGGAGGTGCTCGTGCACGGGTGGGACATCGCCAGGGCGGTGGGCGCAGAGATGGAGATCGATCAGGACGACGTCACGTCGTTCTGGCGAGCCGGCCTCACGGTTCTTGCAGGCTGTGTGGCGCCGGACGCCGGTGGTGTCGACGAGACATGGAGCATCGTGATGCCGGGCGAGCCTCCTGTGACGGTCGTCATCTCGAACGGCACCGCCACCATCGACCCGCCGCACGCCGGTCCGCCCGACCACGTGGTCGAGGTCGAAGACCCCGTGCACTTCATGCTGGGGTTCCCGTACGGCCGGGTCGAGCTGGCGCCGCCGGCGGATCTGCTGGCCGGCCGCTTCACCATCGTCTGA
- a CDS encoding SDR family NAD(P)-dependent oxidoreductase, with the protein MLIVGASRGIGLELTRQYVAAGWETHATTRTPATPGPLGSMPVTLHELEVRDPSHLAAVVADMSGAPIDVLLHVAGVYRGSTNDMLEINAEAPIRVAEALVENVALSNRRTIAILTSQLGARRGRTGSLGGYGDSKAALNDAFRARAASWSDRGVGAVVIHPGWVRTDMGGRSAPLSAAESARGIRALLAGLTPVMHGRFWTWDGREHPW; encoded by the coding sequence GTGCTGATCGTCGGCGCCAGCCGCGGCATCGGCCTCGAACTGACGCGCCAATACGTAGCAGCCGGCTGGGAGACGCACGCCACGACGCGGACGCCGGCAACGCCGGGCCCGCTCGGCTCGATGCCCGTCACCCTCCATGAGCTGGAGGTGCGTGATCCGAGCCATCTGGCGGCCGTCGTGGCCGACATGAGCGGTGCACCGATCGACGTCCTGCTGCACGTCGCAGGGGTCTACCGAGGGTCGACGAACGACATGCTCGAGATCAACGCAGAGGCGCCGATCAGGGTCGCCGAAGCGCTCGTGGAGAACGTCGCCCTGAGCAATCGCCGCACGATCGCCATTCTCACCTCGCAGCTCGGCGCCCGCCGTGGCCGCACCGGAAGCCTTGGCGGCTACGGGGACTCCAAGGCTGCGCTCAACGACGCCTTTCGGGCCAGGGCGGCGTCCTGGTCGGATCGCGGTGTCGGAGCGGTGGTGATCCATCCCGGATGGGTGCGCACCGACATGGGAGGCCGATCGGCGCCGCTCTCGGCCGCCGAGAGCGCAAGAGGGATCCGTGCGCTGCTCGCAGGCCTGACCCCCGTGATGCACGGCCGCTTCTGGACCTGGGACGGGCGGGAGCATCCCTGGTGA
- a CDS encoding PAC2 family protein, whose product MAMFDFQDHGDLISPVLLVAFEGWVSAGSAGTATAEFFAEKGRPLGTLDPDMLFDYRANRPTVDFVDGVMSDIEWPELTLARSSADGRDLLVLYGTEPNWNWRLLGAEVATFSEQVGVTELVSLGGVPWATPHTRPTSIIMTASDSARLVEDVDRPSGRLRVPAAAANVVESYLTARGIPATGFWARVPHYIGTTYYPAVAALVERVCVHLGVALDHDGLLDLASEQIQQLDAILEVRGEAKAMVEQLETLVDGSDGTTGEELASEIERFLRDQTSGSGPGFGDDGS is encoded by the coding sequence ATGGCGATGTTCGATTTCCAGGACCACGGTGACCTGATCTCGCCGGTGCTGTTGGTGGCCTTCGAAGGGTGGGTGAGCGCCGGGTCGGCAGGGACGGCGACCGCCGAGTTCTTCGCCGAAAAGGGGAGGCCGCTGGGGACGCTCGATCCGGACATGCTCTTCGACTACCGGGCCAATCGGCCGACGGTCGACTTCGTCGACGGGGTCATGAGCGACATCGAGTGGCCCGAGCTGACGCTGGCGCGCAGCTCCGCCGATGGCCGCGACCTCCTCGTCCTCTACGGGACGGAGCCGAACTGGAACTGGCGACTCCTCGGCGCCGAGGTCGCCACCTTCAGCGAGCAAGTCGGAGTGACGGAGCTGGTTTCGCTCGGCGGGGTTCCCTGGGCGACGCCGCACACCAGGCCGACCTCGATCATCATGACGGCGTCCGACTCGGCCAGGCTCGTCGAGGACGTCGACAGGCCGAGTGGACGGCTCAGAGTGCCCGCCGCCGCCGCCAATGTCGTCGAGTCGTACCTGACGGCTCGGGGGATTCCTGCCACCGGCTTCTGGGCCCGGGTCCCTCACTACATCGGCACGACGTACTACCCGGCCGTGGCGGCCCTCGTGGAGAGGGTCTGCGTCCACCTCGGCGTGGCGCTCGACCACGACGGCCTGCTCGACCTGGCGAGCGAGCAGATCCAGCAGCTCGACGCCATCCTCGAGGTGCGTGGCGAGGCCAAGGCGATGGTCGAGCAGCTCGAGACGCTGGTCGACGGCAGCGACGGGACGACCGGTGAGGAGCTCGCCTCCGAGATCGAGCGCTTCTTGAGGGACCAGACGAGCGGGAGCGGCCCCGGTTTCGGGGACGACGGCTCGTAG
- a CDS encoding HAMP domain-containing sensor histidine kinase — protein sequence MIGQPTPNLDKQHPSRVWAIAAALGVSIALVAGSVAYETQRAADRPVGEGELFAEDGRAAERLYSELMVGGAGSAEALRHMRNRIATEAASVVGAAGSIITSTSSTLVGNEVDNAFLRYALATGRFGAVAARIDVDIAIDGVVEWDEGDVLYAVVQPMEDGALLLHYDITELLSRRIRARGIRSTTLMLLGVAGLSLALAALALVGRAHALRRIREVALEANLLRRHATVLEAKNVELDEARRHAEEALELAEEKNRIRAEFVLMINHELRTPLTAVVTGADLLTRGNDLSDEDRDTLLSSMVAEGRRLEDMIGQMLFVARIENRGLDFHTDETALTDVWARVESSNPRLQSDPSAFPAFLADARVLTDATTLSRLVGSLADNAFTHGASVVGVRCVDALPFEPMVEVGDRSSDAVYFVVEDDGPGIDPAFLPRIFEKFEKTGFSPGTGLGLYLAKLMVEALGASLSVATSRRGTSMAVGVPRVVARHLVESR from the coding sequence ATGATCGGCCAGCCGACCCCGAACCTCGACAAGCAGCACCCTTCGAGGGTCTGGGCGATCGCCGCCGCCCTCGGCGTGTCGATCGCCCTCGTTGCGGGCTCCGTCGCCTACGAGACGCAGCGAGCCGCCGACCGGCCCGTCGGGGAAGGCGAGCTGTTCGCAGAGGATGGAAGGGCCGCCGAGCGGCTCTACTCGGAGTTGATGGTGGGCGGCGCGGGGTCCGCCGAGGCGCTGCGGCACATGCGAAACCGCATCGCCACCGAGGCGGCCAGTGTCGTCGGTGCGGCGGGCTCGATCATCACGTCCACTTCGTCGACCCTCGTCGGGAACGAGGTCGACAATGCCTTCCTGCGGTATGCATTGGCGACGGGGCGCTTCGGGGCGGTTGCCGCCAGGATCGACGTCGACATCGCCATCGACGGCGTCGTCGAGTGGGACGAGGGCGACGTGCTGTACGCGGTGGTCCAGCCGATGGAAGACGGCGCCCTCCTCCTCCACTACGACATCACGGAGCTGCTGAGCCGGAGGATCAGGGCGCGCGGGATCCGTTCGACGACGCTGATGCTGCTCGGCGTCGCCGGGTTGTCCCTGGCGCTCGCGGCGCTCGCACTCGTCGGGCGCGCCCATGCACTGCGCCGCATCAGGGAGGTGGCGCTCGAAGCGAACCTGCTGCGCCGCCACGCCACGGTGCTCGAAGCGAAGAACGTCGAGCTCGACGAGGCGAGGCGTCATGCCGAAGAGGCACTCGAGCTTGCAGAGGAGAAGAACCGGATTCGCGCCGAGTTCGTCCTCATGATCAACCACGAGCTACGCACGCCGCTGACTGCGGTCGTCACCGGCGCCGACCTCCTGACCCGAGGCAACGACCTCAGCGACGAGGACCGCGACACGCTGCTGAGCTCGATGGTGGCGGAGGGGAGGCGCCTCGAGGACATGATCGGCCAGATGCTCTTCGTGGCGAGGATCGAGAACCGCGGCCTCGACTTCCACACGGACGAGACAGCCCTCACCGACGTGTGGGCCAGGGTCGAGTCCTCCAACCCACGGCTGCAGAGCGACCCGTCGGCGTTCCCCGCCTTCCTGGCGGACGCCAGAGTGCTCACTGATGCCACCACCCTGTCGCGCCTCGTCGGATCGCTCGCCGACAACGCCTTCACTCACGGAGCGAGCGTCGTCGGCGTTCGCTGCGTCGACGCGCTGCCGTTCGAGCCGATGGTCGAGGTCGGCGACCGGAGCAGCGACGCGGTGTACTTCGTGGTCGAGGACGATGGTCCCGGCATCGACCCGGCATTCCTGCCTCGCATCTTCGAGAAGTTCGAGAAGACCGGCTTCAGCCCGGGTACCGGGCTCGGGCTGTACCTCGCCAAGCTGATGGTCGAGGCACTCGGCGCTTCGCTGTCGGTGGCTACGTCGCGGCGCGGCACGTCGATGGCGGTCGGGGTCCCGCGTGTCGTCGCCCGGCATTTGGTGGAGTCACGATGA
- a CDS encoding cupredoxin domain-containing protein codes for MKRRLANVVGVCLIVAACGGGVRAGAVTVDLQEFSIDASATALITGDVELEVENHGEYPHTLVVSDSDGAVLAATDVLQPSETARLSLDLEPGAYEFTCRIVGTDDAGRVVDHYQAGMHRTVSSA; via the coding sequence ATGAAGAGGCGGCTCGCCAACGTGGTCGGGGTCTGCCTGATCGTGGCGGCGTGCGGCGGAGGCGTCAGAGCCGGCGCGGTGACAGTCGATCTGCAGGAGTTCAGCATCGACGCCTCAGCGACGGCCCTCATCACCGGGGACGTCGAGCTCGAAGTCGAGAACCACGGTGAGTATCCCCATACGCTTGTGGTGAGTGACTCGGACGGCGCCGTCCTCGCCGCAACCGACGTGCTCCAGCCGTCCGAGACGGCGCGACTGTCCCTCGACCTCGAGCCCGGCGCCTACGAGTTCACGTGCCGCATCGTGGGGACCGACGATGCCGGCCGGGTCGTCGACCACTACCAAGCCGGGATGCACCGCACCGTCTCGAGCGCGTGA
- a CDS encoding LLM class F420-dependent oxidoreductase — protein MPLRFAIKTPPHHGAWTDYLDIWRAADDMDVFESAWNFDHFYPLTEPTTGPCMEAWVTLAALAQVTSRIRIGCMVHGMHYRHPAVTANMAASLDIISGGRFNLGLGAGWHEAESGAYGIELGTVKERLDRFEEGIEVIVSLLGNETTTFSGEHYQLLDARCEPKSIQRPHPPIVIGGKGKRRTLRAVARWASMWDVNFIPPADLPEYLDVLAGHCAAVGRDVDDITIMAHVRWSSDLDSGGAAQQAAAYGDAGADVVVFSMVQPFAVARLEPLAESLRRLT, from the coding sequence ATGCCGCTTCGGTTCGCCATCAAGACGCCGCCCCACCACGGGGCATGGACGGACTACCTCGACATCTGGCGCGCTGCGGACGACATGGACGTTTTCGAGTCGGCCTGGAACTTCGACCACTTCTACCCACTCACCGAGCCGACCACCGGGCCATGCATGGAGGCATGGGTGACGCTCGCCGCCCTGGCACAGGTGACATCGCGCATCCGGATCGGCTGCATGGTCCACGGCATGCATTACCGCCACCCGGCGGTGACGGCGAACATGGCCGCCTCGCTCGACATCATCAGCGGAGGACGCTTCAACCTCGGCCTCGGGGCCGGCTGGCACGAGGCAGAGTCGGGCGCTTACGGCATCGAGCTGGGCACCGTCAAGGAGAGGCTCGACCGGTTCGAGGAAGGGATCGAGGTGATCGTCTCGCTCCTCGGCAACGAGACGACGACCTTCTCCGGCGAGCACTACCAGTTACTCGACGCCCGCTGCGAGCCGAAGAGCATCCAGCGACCCCACCCGCCGATCGTGATCGGAGGGAAGGGCAAGAGGCGGACCTTGCGGGCCGTGGCGAGGTGGGCATCGATGTGGGACGTGAACTTCATCCCGCCTGCCGACCTTCCCGAGTATCTGGACGTGCTCGCCGGCCATTGCGCCGCCGTCGGGCGGGACGTCGACGACATCACCATCATGGCGCACGTCAGATGGTCGTCCGATCTCGACTCGGGAGGCGCCGCACAGCAGGCCGCCGCCTACGGTGACGCCGGTGCCGACGTGGTGGTCTTCTCGATGGTCCAGCCCTTCGCTGTGGCGAGGTTGGAGCCATTGGCCGAGAGTCTTCGCCGGCTCACCTGA